The genomic region TGTGAAAGGGCATTGGCTAGGCTAATGTCGGCCTTTTCACTCAGATAGAGACGGTTATTTTCTTGTTAGTATAACAGTGTAGTATTTAATTTGGAGTTATGTGTAACGTCAGTCGAAGGGGTATGGGTACTTAAGTTGCGCCGCTTACTCGGAAGCTAACTCGCTGCTAATGCTAATTAGCCGGTAACAGCTGGTAAAGAGTGCGACAGCGGGTCCAGTCTGAGCTGTCAAGTCCCCCTCAGAACCGAACTGGATCGAAACCCCGGTTAACCTGGCTGTATTTGTCTTAGGGAAAACCTTTATTCAATGTAACCTGAGCACAAATTAAGACGTTTTTATCTGTCCAAGCTCGTCAAAATGGCGATATACAGGGAGGAGTTTACTTGGTAAACCCACTTGTTTTCTGGCTAATGCTTCAGTGTGGATGTACTTGACGTGACCTGACTTGAAAACTGACACATAATTCATCTGAACACTTAATCACAAGTGACTTTGTTCTCCTGATTCTTTGGTTTGAAGACAGCTTTGCATATCCGCAGAAATAATGCAGTCCTATAGTTGGACACTTTGttgccatatttcctgtaaaacctACTGATACCAAATGTGCTGTGTGGATACTTCCTAGGGAAATGGCCTGTATTTTACAAAATCAGGCTACGTTGACCTTCACCTTTGCCCTACATGGAAAGGTTGTGTAGGCATAATTTATCCACGTGTGTACAAGATCACAAGGGAATGAGTTCATTCAGTTTCATTATTGTAAAAGGTGTGTAAACAGATTGTAGCTTCaagctttttttatttatttacttttttaaaaaaccCACAACAGCTTCATATGTGCATGTCTCTGCTGTGTTCTGAGTCACGCAAATGAAAAACTAACTTGGCAAAATGCATGTCTATTGCTGCTAATGTAGCTCCAAACATCAAAAACTGCATTTAGCTAATGCAAGATGTCAGAGTAACAAAGCAGTGTTCAGGGATTATTAAATTCCTGTGCCTCAGCATGTGCCTcaaaatgtaataataaaattaaatggTAAAATTTGAGTTTGAAAATAATCATGTTAATAATCCATGCATTAAAACACAGGGAAAGCATCTTATTTTTCCACTGGTTTTAAATGTCTCAGTATCAACAGTAAAATGTCACATTGTTTTTCATCTGGATAATTTACATTTAAACTGTTTTTACCAGAGTTTGACATTCAGTGCTAAttgtcactgatttttttttaagcgaTAAGACACTTTTTAAAGTGACCTAAGGCAATTACTCGATGTCCATGGTACCAGGGCCCAGTTTTGCAAAGCAGCACTTGGGTATGGACTGAGACTAGGCTTAGTATGCAAACTTTAGTCAAAGATTAAAAATGGTGGTGTGCTTTGGGGACAGACTTGGCAAGTTAGACCCAGTCtaaaatttattaaaattgaTATCACTGTTTTGAGGTGGTTTAAGCCTGTTACTCCTGGTCTAAGGCCAAGCTGGCTGCCATTGTTTTGCTTCAAGATGGACAAGAAGCAAGTTTATGTTGAGAGAAGGTTTCTAGAGATCACAAAGTTTCTCCTAGTCAGTGATATTTTTAGCTGATTTTGATTTTGTCATGATTAATTTTGACAGTAGCATTTTTCTCTTCAGTCATATTTCCTGAAAGAGTATGTGCTGGTATTGGTTAAAATTGAAAAGATTATTCTTTTCACATCATTTCTACTCATTGTGGATGACGAGAGGCTGCACATCCACAGAATATGTACTGCCAAATGCAAGGTTTGCTAAATTATAACCACTGGTCCAGTGAGTCTTGGACTGCAACTTAGCCCAAAAACCAAACACCAAAAACAACCATGTCCAGGTCTGTTTGGAGGATCCCCgagtatcactggaatgactttgtgtccaaagaCTGGTTACTTTGGAAGACTAGGATGAAGAGTATTACTTCTGTGTTGAGGACTTCAGCGGCTGGACAAGGCCAATGGGACATACACATTTCACCTGCCTGCACCAGGTAGATGTGACCTTTttagaagtggggatggaccagttgtctcccTGAGTGGTTGTCCTCTGTGACCTGGGACAGTTCTGTGGCGTGGTGGATGTTGCACCActgcatgttcccagacttgaacTTGAAACTTTAAGATAATGATGACGTATATTTAATCTGGCAAAGTTTTATGAACTAGTTTTCCAACCTCAAGTTGTctctttgggttttttttacttGGAACTTAAAGATGTCTTATATTCTTAGAAAttgtaaatttgtaaaaataaattaaacaatgAAAGATTAATGGCTTTGTTAAAATTTCATTTGTTAGGAACATTATTTCCCCTTTTTTtggtaattattattttattattttcagaTCGAGTATGCCAGCAGCAAGGCTTGTCTCTCTGGGTGCCTTTTCAGAATGCAGCTACAGCAGTTACCAACCTGTACAAAGGCAAGTAGTAACTTTTGGAGTTAGTTTGTTTGTGCCATTTTGTCTGAGGTTTCCCTGGCTCAAAATGAAGTGAAGGTGGTACAGTCTCGCGTCATGTGCACGTGCATGTTGCCTTTAACTGGCTCAAGCAAACACATAGTACAATAAAGACATCTTAGTTActatgaagaaaaagaaaatgttatcACTTCATGGTACATTTAAGTGTACAAAATTGAAAAAGGTCTTGCTGTCTATTGCAGAATTACAGCTAGTTTTATTGCTGctgaattatttattttggtgGGATCCCTTGACTACTCTTGTGCATTTGCTCCATGAGATTTTCCAGATGGCAGGAAGGCATGTGCAAGGTTTAAAGTTCATTTTGCATTCCATAGATCCTGGGAACTTGAAATTTCCCCATTTAAAActcaagggggaaaaaaaacacgaTGACGACGTCTTCTTCTGCTGTGTTGATCGCGTTTTTTGATTGTAATGCAGCACCACCACATCATCACAACTGCAAATGCTTTTCATGAGTTTTGTCAAAAGCTGGAGGTGTCACAAAAGTTGACAGATGTGACCGCCTCACAATTTTCTAGGCAGGAAAAaccatgtttgtgtgtttgatgtCGAGGTAGCACTGCATTGATCAGATTGCTGTAGCTGGACTTTAACTGTCCACCTTTTGCCCGTGCCCCATCAGAGAGTATGGAGGCCCATCAGCGGAGCTATGATCTGGCTATCCAGAGAGGCTACCAGCGTAGGAATAAGGAGATGATCGCATGGGTGAAGAAACGCAGAAGAACCATTCGGCGAGAAGACCTCATTAGCTTCCTGTGTGGCAGAGTTCCACCCTTACGGACAGCTCGTGCTCCACCTAGAGTCACTATGGTGTCTGCAAATAGATCTTCACCCTCAGAGACGGGCAGCTCTGTGGAGACTGACCTGCAGCCCTTCAGAGAAGCCATCGCCCTCCATGGTTGGTCACTAACCAACATACAATATTAGGCTATTACAAAAGTGTCAGAAACGCACTCTTATGTTTCCTTCTCTTGTTTTACAGGCCTCAGTGGTGCTATGGCCAGCATTTCAGTGCGTTCTGGTCCTCCCAGTTCCCCAACTCATCCTGCCCCATCCCTCAGTCGTCGTAGAAATGGACTTCACGACATGGACCTCAATACTTTTATCGCAGAAGAAATGGCACTTCATTTGGATTCTACAGCCAGCCGTAAGCGAGGGCCTGCCCCCTGTAGTGATGTCATCACAGACTCACCCACTCAGAAACGCGGCAGGATGCTCTGAACTTGTCCTGCTCCACTAAACCCTCCTCGATGGTGACTGAATGAACTGCAGCTGAAGACCGTTGCCTTGTCCAACCATTGAAATCTTCCTGTTTCAGTACTGTAAATAAAACTGGACTATGAACAGTCCCCGTAATTCTCCCcttgtctttttctttcttttcctgtGCGTTGTCTGGTGTCGCAGGTAGAGCTCTGTTCTTCTGGTAATATGTTTCCTATTTTTCCTGAGTGCCCTCAGTAGATCTGATAGCCCAACAAGCACAGATCGGCATTGAGATCCTTAAATTGTAGAATGTTTCATTTGGATATTTGGCTCGCACACTTTGATTTTCACATCCAGTCTGTTCACACACTTAATTCCCAAACAGACACTTGCCTACTTCACGGCCATCTGTGCCCTGTTCTCCATAAATATCCGGAGGTGCATCAGGAACGGCATCTAGTGTTAAagatttgtgccaaatcagcttGCGGTCACGGGCCAGATCTGTGGTGACCCCCGCGCAAAACGGAAGGCACCAAAAATAATTACATCCTATAATCAAATGAAGTGGGTTGTTTAATTTAGTTTTCTTCTTTCACTCAAACTGCTCCTCTTCACCGGTTTAACTACTCAAACTTTGATTTTTCAGCAGGTGCGACCTTCTCCCTGTGATTATCGCGCTGCTGACGCTATCGGTGTCTGACAGCAGACTTACTACAACTTACTGTGTTTTACTCGTCTTTGCCTTTCCGGAAGCTGCTGCACTGTCTCTGGTTTTGcagctgtgcatgtgtgcagTGCAGGGTTGTGAACAAATTCAGCGCTCATTTGtcaatttcttcttcttcttcccttgGAGGTCAAACTAGCTTTTTATTTACAAAGCAGGTCAGTTGAAATCTGGAGATAAAGACGACTTCCTTTCTTGTCAGATTAAGTGAACACTTTGAAAGTGGTGACGGGAGACACACACCTACATGTTATAAAATCGAAGCTTTCTTCCTGTCTTCTAATTGCACCTTTTACTCAAAAGGTGTTTTCATGTTTACAAATAATATAATTGTGGGTTTTCTTTTAATAAGTCTACTTTTCCTGAAATGGATTTAAAGCTCACATCTGAGCTCTGTGTTTGCTTCATTGACTAGAAAAGGATGGTTGTGTATTTTCCTCTTTACCCTGGCAAcagttgacttaaaaaaaaaaaaaaaaaaaactaccaggTGTGACAGTTCAAGTCTCCAAGTGGATCATTTCATGTGCGAATGAATTTCTTAATTTCACACCGATTTGTGATAGTCCTGTATTATGTGTATAAAAACAACACAGGTGCTGTTATTGTGGTACATAATGTAAAAAGTGTAAATTCATGTCCATGTAAAATAACCTTTGAATTAAAGTGTGTCACTAAGTTGAGTTTCCGCTGAGTGAATTTGATGTCTTTTGGCTGCTGGCTGAGATCTCGGATCATTGCAGGTTAATCTGTGCTGTCACAAGTGATATTTCCCAAAATGACTGCATGCCTCTTTCACCAAAGGAAGGACGGAGAATGCAGTCAACTGGAAAAACCTCAGACTTTCGGCTATTATCCGGTGCAGTCGCTGCCGTGCTGCTGGCTCTTAGACCTCTTTCTTTTCCATGACGCGCTCGGCGGACTCAGACAGAAATGTGCGTTTTAAATTATTCTCTTATCTGGTACAAAGGGATCCGCTGATAGGAGAGTGTTCTGACTGTACGACAAGGAGTATTAACCAGTGGAGTTATGCAGAAAAAAAGTCCCAACTACAAGTACAATGATAATGCAGTACTTCTGCCTTGACACATGGTGGCAACAGAGGACtttgatttgttttggtttctctcaaaagcagtttttttttcttccccctctGTACTGCAGACAGCACCTCagaccgaccccccccccccccaaaaaaaaaattgcattcttCACTAACAGGCTGACCTGCTGTGAACTCTGCAGAAACAAATATCTGCATTTCATGACATCCAATTTGCCATTATCATTAAAATGTTTGCTGCGTCAATTGTTATTCTTAATATAATGTGCATTTCCTCATTTGTCTGTATGCAGAAAAACAAGCAGCATCCAAAAAGGATTTCACTGACACTGCGAGTGTTCAAATTAAATAAAGGAAATGAAGCCATTCATTGCAAACGAGATGCAGCAAACCACTAATAAACTAGAGAAATGCTCATCATCACTCAGGCCTCCAACAGCCTGGATCATAGTCAACAGGATTTAATGGGCTCAgtctcttacaaccccaattccaatgaagttgggatgttgtgtgaaatgtgaataaaaacagaatacaatgatttgcaaatcctcttcaacctatattcaattgaatacaccacaaggacaagatatttaatgttcaaactgataaacttaattgtttttgtgcaaatatgtgctcattcaaatggatgcctgcagcatgtttcaaaaaaagttgggaaatAAACAGGAGCACATGCAACAATGTGGCAACGTGCCCACTGGGTTGGACAGTAATTGATTTAATCTGGATTACATATAATCAGACCAGATTATATTGGGGGAAAATGTGAAATCTAATGATAGTTATGTCATTACATTTTGATTATTAAAATATGGTAATTTGAAACTTTGCTACTCCAAGTGAACGATTTTACCCCTTTGGATTATTGGTCCAACACGGTCTATCCGTTCAGTCGCTGCATGTTTGT from Thalassophryne amazonica chromosome 15, fThaAma1.1, whole genome shotgun sequence harbors:
- the zgc:77849 gene encoding UPF0472 protein C16orf72 homolog is translated as MEERKDEGQAEIQEHGPEHWFSKWERQCLAEAEQDDPSEEETEQSQQKLWHLFQNSATAVAQLYKDRVCQQQGLSLWVPFQNAATAVTNLYKESMEAHQRSYDLAIQRGYQRRNKEMIAWVKKRRRTIRREDLISFLCGRVPPLRTARAPPRVTMVSANRSSPSETGSSVETDLQPFREAIALHGLSGAMASISVRSGPPSSPTHPAPSLSRRRNGLHDMDLNTFIAEEMALHLDSTASRKRGPAPCSDVITDSPTQKRGRML